From a single Streptomyces sp. NBC_01264 genomic region:
- a CDS encoding LacI family DNA-binding transcriptional regulator has translation MDAASTATGTGTAPGTGTAPTLEDVARAAGVSRATVSRVVNGVRNVDPAIQQAVQRAVAATGYVPNRAARSLVTRRSGAVALVVSGAGADTGRVFQDPFFGRVVSGVVRALRPRGVHPVLLFADGDADRAQVVSYLTQGGGDGALLVTTDGRDPLPGMLARAGQPAVLFARPAPGIPLDWVDLRHREGGALAARHLLARGCRRLAAIGGPADVPASRDRVEGFREALAGTAVRVAEADFTLDGGEQAMRALLAEHPDLDGVFAANDLMAQGACLVLREHGRRIPEDVAVVGFDDSGAAVAARPRLTTVRQPVEEMAAEMVRLLLDRVAGTAAADPAAVLFDPELVVRDSA, from the coding sequence ATGGACGCAGCGAGCACGGCCACCGGCACCGGGACGGCCCCCGGCACCGGTACGGCCCCGACCCTGGAGGACGTGGCCCGCGCCGCCGGGGTGTCCCGGGCCACGGTGTCCCGCGTGGTGAACGGGGTCCGCAATGTGGACCCCGCCATCCAGCAGGCGGTCCAGCGGGCCGTCGCCGCGACCGGATACGTGCCGAACCGCGCGGCCCGCTCACTGGTGACCCGCCGCTCGGGTGCGGTGGCGCTGGTGGTCTCGGGCGCCGGCGCGGACACCGGCCGGGTGTTCCAGGACCCCTTCTTCGGACGGGTGGTGAGCGGGGTCGTACGGGCCCTGCGCCCGCGCGGGGTGCATCCCGTACTGCTGTTCGCCGACGGGGACGCGGACCGCGCGCAGGTGGTCTCGTACCTCACCCAGGGCGGCGGGGACGGGGCGCTGCTCGTCACCACCGACGGCCGTGACCCGCTGCCCGGCATGCTCGCGCGGGCCGGCCAGCCCGCGGTGCTCTTCGCCCGGCCCGCCCCCGGGATCCCGCTGGACTGGGTGGACCTGCGCCACCGCGAGGGCGGGGCGCTGGCCGCGCGGCACCTCCTCGCCCGGGGCTGCCGACGCCTCGCCGCGATCGGCGGCCCGGCGGACGTCCCGGCGAGCCGGGACCGGGTCGAGGGCTTCCGGGAGGCGCTGGCCGGAACGGCGGTACGGGTGGCCGAGGCGGACTTCACCCTGGACGGCGGCGAGCAGGCGATGCGCGCCCTGCTGGCCGAACACCCCGACCTGGACGGGGTGTTCGCGGCGAACGACCTGATGGCCCAGGGCGCCTGCCTGGTGCTGCGCGAACACGGCCGGCGGATCCCCGAGGACGTGGCGGTGGTCGGCTTCGACGACTCCGGCGCGGCGGTGGCGGCGAGGCCCCGGCTGACGACGGTCCGCCAGCCGGTGGAGGAGATGGCGGCGGAGATGGTCCGCCTCCTCCTGGACCGGGTGGCCGGCACGGCCGCGGCGGACCCGGCGGCGGTGCTCTTCGACCCGGAACTGGTGGTCCGCGACTCGGCGTGA
- a CDS encoding SDR family NAD(P)-dependent oxidoreductase → MSRRPVTIVTGGSRGIGAATCVRLAADGHDLVLGYLHDDEAAKAAAERVREAGARCVTVRGDTSEECGVERLFDIAGAEFGAVTGLVNNAGVTGTPGRLADIRVEDLRRVLDVNLFGYLLCCRRAARDMAESGGGAIVNVSSAAATLGSPGRYVHYAATKAATDTLTLGLAKELGPDGIRVNAVAPGIIDTDMHAAMGDPDRPALAAAEIPLGRAGQPVEVAAAIAWLLSADAAYTTGTVLRVSGGR, encoded by the coding sequence ATGTCACGTCGACCGGTCACGATCGTCACCGGAGGCAGTCGCGGAATCGGCGCCGCCACGTGCGTCCGGCTCGCCGCCGACGGGCACGATCTCGTCCTCGGCTACCTCCACGACGACGAGGCGGCCAAGGCCGCCGCCGAGCGGGTACGGGAGGCGGGCGCCCGGTGTGTGACCGTACGCGGTGACACGTCCGAGGAGTGCGGCGTGGAGCGGCTCTTCGACATCGCCGGCGCGGAGTTCGGTGCGGTGACCGGGCTGGTCAACAACGCCGGAGTGACCGGCACCCCGGGCCGGCTCGCCGACATCCGGGTCGAGGACCTGCGCCGCGTGCTCGACGTGAACCTTTTCGGGTACCTGCTCTGCTGCCGCCGGGCCGCCCGGGACATGGCCGAGTCGGGCGGCGGAGCCATCGTCAACGTCTCCTCCGCGGCCGCCACCCTCGGCAGTCCCGGCCGCTACGTCCACTACGCCGCCACCAAGGCCGCCACTGACACGCTGACCCTGGGCCTCGCCAAGGAGCTGGGCCCCGACGGGATCCGGGTCAACGCCGTGGCCCCCGGCATCATCGACACCGACATGCACGCCGCCATGGGCGACCCCGACCGCCCGGCGCTCGCCGCCGCGGAGATCCCGCTCGGTCGGGCCGGGCAACCGGTGGAGGTCGCCGCGGCCATCGCTTGGCTGCTGTCCGCGGACGCGGCGTACACGACCGGTACGGTCCTGCGCGTCTCCGGCGGGCGCTGA
- a CDS encoding peptidoglycan-binding domain-containing protein: protein MPEDDRLLVRPYVAPSGPPPGPPAPAWPEETGRIFVPTHFGPSVVESGSSRGPGAEPDPAQRTADPAAPAVDRRGSRLPLVGLALLALGAAGALAFLLRGPDHEPPRAVIPPDLSVPVLPARSPGAGEEPPPAGPTTGAPGSPSASAPQVTGQPSSGPSASASRDPKPGGPTGTRPTPGGGGAGGGTLSPGDRGAEVRALQERLHAQGFTYVSVTGVYDEQTRRGVMQLQQNRSITGDPLGVYGPATRAAFGAEG, encoded by the coding sequence GTGCCCGAAGACGACCGCTTGCTCGTACGCCCCTACGTGGCCCCCTCGGGCCCGCCGCCCGGGCCGCCCGCGCCCGCCTGGCCGGAGGAGACCGGGCGGATCTTCGTACCGACGCACTTCGGGCCGTCCGTCGTCGAGTCCGGGTCTTCACGTGGGCCCGGGGCGGAGCCCGATCCCGCGCAGCGCACCGCGGACCCGGCGGCTCCCGCCGTCGACCGGCGGGGCAGCCGACTCCCGTTGGTGGGACTCGCCCTGCTCGCACTCGGGGCGGCGGGGGCCCTCGCGTTCCTCCTGCGCGGCCCCGACCACGAGCCGCCGCGCGCCGTGATTCCGCCGGACCTGTCCGTGCCGGTCCTCCCCGCACGCAGCCCGGGGGCGGGGGAGGAGCCGCCGCCGGCCGGGCCGACCACGGGCGCGCCCGGAAGCCCGTCCGCGTCGGCTCCGCAGGTCACGGGGCAGCCTTCGTCCGGCCCGTCGGCGAGTGCGAGCCGGGACCCGAAGCCCGGGGGCCCGACGGGCACGCGCCCGACGCCGGGCGGGGGCGGCGCAGGGGGCGGGACCCTGAGTCCGGGGGACCGCGGAGCCGAGGTGCGCGCCCTGCAGGAACGGCTCCACGCGCAGGGGTTCACGTACGTCTCCGTCACCGGCGTGTACGACGAGCAGACCCGGCGCGGTGTCATGCAGCTCCAGCAGAACAGGAGCATCACGGGCGATCCGCTGGGCGTCTACGGTCCGGCCACGCGCGCGGCTTTCGGAGCCGAGGGCTGA
- a CDS encoding MFS transporter translates to MTAAPAPGNEPEAPEPKHPHGPAPVPAATTGPPAGLAGWRGWGAVGAVALGIFCLITSELLPVGLLTPVGADLGVSDGTAGLMVTVPGLVAGFCALFVTVGAGRLDRRWVLVVLIALMALANLVAALAPGFGVLLAARLLVGVSVGGFWAIAGGLAVRLVPAHHVGRATALVFGGVPTASVLGVPAGTLLGELGGWRCAFAAVGGLGVLTLAALLLLLPPLPPTRTITFAQLPALLRRNRAVRAGVAVTFLLVTGQFAAYTFVRPILQDLSGVDAAYVSTLLLGYGVTGVAGNFLAGARDPYRTLFTVGACLAVILALIATVPGAVGGTVLLLAWGLAYGGVSVSLQSWMIKAAPDDAEAASSLMVAMFNLAIAAGALSGGLAVDGISVPAAAWTGAALMALAAVTVRVTSTSRTATRAVMGAGAATTAGASDPGGRTDDRDASPADR, encoded by the coding sequence ATGACCGCAGCCCCCGCGCCCGGCAACGAACCCGAAGCCCCGGAGCCGAAGCACCCGCACGGCCCCGCACCCGTACCCGCCGCCACGACGGGACCGCCCGCCGGGCTCGCCGGGTGGCGGGGCTGGGGGGCCGTAGGGGCGGTGGCCCTCGGGATCTTCTGTCTCATCACCTCCGAGTTGCTGCCCGTGGGCCTGCTCACCCCCGTAGGAGCCGATCTCGGCGTGTCCGACGGCACCGCCGGGCTGATGGTCACCGTGCCGGGGCTGGTCGCGGGATTCTGCGCGCTCTTCGTCACCGTGGGCGCCGGCCGGCTCGACCGGCGCTGGGTGCTCGTCGTCCTGATCGCCCTGATGGCCCTCGCCAACCTGGTCGCGGCCCTGGCACCCGGATTCGGCGTGCTGCTGGCCGCCCGGCTGCTCGTAGGGGTCAGCGTCGGCGGGTTCTGGGCCATAGCCGGCGGCCTCGCCGTCCGTCTCGTCCCGGCGCACCACGTCGGCCGGGCCACCGCGCTCGTCTTCGGCGGGGTTCCCACGGCCTCGGTGCTCGGCGTCCCGGCCGGAACCCTGCTCGGCGAACTGGGCGGCTGGCGCTGCGCCTTCGCGGCCGTGGGCGGGCTCGGTGTGCTCACCCTGGCCGCGCTGCTCCTGCTGCTGCCTCCGCTGCCGCCGACCCGGACCATCACCTTCGCCCAGCTCCCCGCCCTGCTCCGGCGCAACCGTGCGGTCCGGGCCGGGGTCGCCGTGACCTTCCTGCTGGTGACGGGGCAGTTCGCCGCGTACACGTTCGTACGGCCGATCCTGCAGGACCTGTCCGGTGTGGACGCCGCCTACGTGAGCACCCTCCTCCTCGGGTACGGAGTGACGGGCGTGGCCGGCAACTTCCTGGCGGGCGCGCGTGACCCGTACCGCACGCTGTTCACGGTCGGGGCCTGTCTCGCCGTGATCCTGGCGCTGATCGCCACGGTGCCGGGCGCGGTCGGCGGGACGGTGCTGCTGCTGGCCTGGGGGCTCGCGTACGGCGGGGTCTCGGTCAGCCTCCAGAGCTGGATGATCAAGGCCGCGCCGGACGACGCCGAGGCGGCCTCCTCGCTGATGGTGGCGATGTTCAACCTGGCCATCGCCGCGGGCGCCCTGTCCGGCGGTCTTGCGGTCGACGGGATCTCGGTGCCCGCCGCCGCGTGGACCGGAGCCGCCCTCATGGCCCTGGCCGCCGTCACCGTGCGGGTCACCTCCACCTCCCGCACGGCCACGCGGGCCGTCATGGGCGCGGGCGCGGCGACCACAGCCGGTGCCTCCGATCCGGGAGGCCGCACCGACGACCGCGACGCCTCACCGGCCGACCGGTGA
- a CDS encoding MerR family transcriptional regulator, whose amino-acid sequence MFTIGDFAKHGRVSVRMLRHYDALGLLRPARVDPASGYRSYEAGQLARLNRVIALKELGFSLEQVGSILDELVGAEELRGMLRLRQAELESAMAAAAARLAQVETRLRIIENEGTMSCVDIVVKSLPPVRLAELSGVAASYEGQHIGPVIGPLYEELLSRVEAAGVRLTEPGVAYYEDAGDASRPGAVLVHAGVAVAAGVRAEDLGGDVRIVVLPAVERAATVVHRGPMDSVLPTAQALAQWIDANGERSSGYAREVSLSCPEDRDQWVTELQEPLGA is encoded by the coding sequence ATGTTCACCATCGGAGACTTCGCCAAGCACGGCCGGGTATCGGTCCGCATGCTGCGTCACTACGACGCCCTCGGACTGCTGCGCCCGGCCCGTGTCGACCCCGCCAGCGGCTACCGCTCCTACGAGGCCGGGCAGCTCGCCCGCCTCAACCGTGTCATCGCGCTCAAGGAGCTCGGCTTCAGCCTGGAACAGGTGGGGTCGATACTCGACGAGCTGGTCGGCGCGGAGGAGCTGCGCGGCATGCTGCGGCTGCGGCAGGCGGAACTGGAATCGGCCATGGCCGCCGCGGCGGCCCGGCTGGCCCAGGTCGAGACGAGGCTCCGGATCATCGAGAACGAGGGAACCATGTCTTGCGTCGACATCGTCGTCAAGAGCCTTCCGCCGGTCCGCCTCGCCGAGTTGAGCGGGGTCGCGGCCAGCTACGAGGGGCAGCACATCGGCCCGGTCATCGGCCCGCTCTACGAAGAGCTGCTCAGCCGTGTCGAGGCCGCCGGAGTCAGGCTGACGGAGCCGGGCGTGGCGTACTACGAGGACGCCGGTGACGCGTCGCGGCCCGGCGCCGTCCTGGTCCACGCCGGGGTGGCGGTCGCCGCGGGCGTCCGGGCCGAGGACCTCGGAGGCGACGTGCGCATCGTCGTGCTGCCCGCCGTCGAGCGGGCGGCGACGGTCGTGCACCGGGGTCCGATGGACTCCGTCCTGCCGACCGCGCAGGCCCTGGCCCAGTGGATCGACGCGAACGGGGAGCGTTCCTCCGGCTACGCCCGCGAGGTGTCCCTGTCCTGCCCGGAGGACCGCGACCAGTGGGTCACCGAACTCCAGGAGCCCCTCGGCGCCTGA
- a CDS encoding adenylate kinase — MQRVLVVGISGAGKSTLARELGRLLALPYREMDVLHFSGPGWAVSPSYVADLARIAEGDRWILDSHGPEAARELLWRRADTVVWLDQPRRTVMRRVLVRSLRRSLLRERLFGGNRERWREWLLADHPAWWAWSQYGARRAEIGALAGDPRFAPLRVVRLRSPKAAEAWLRAQRPAGRPDVT; from the coding sequence ATGCAACGCGTACTCGTCGTCGGCATCAGCGGAGCCGGCAAGTCCACCCTGGCCAGGGAGTTGGGACGGCTGCTCGCCCTGCCGTACCGCGAGATGGACGTGTTGCACTTCTCCGGACCGGGGTGGGCGGTCAGCCCGTCCTACGTCGCGGACCTCGCGCGGATCGCGGAGGGCGACCGGTGGATCCTCGACTCCCACGGGCCCGAGGCCGCGCGCGAGCTGCTGTGGCGCCGGGCCGACACCGTGGTGTGGCTGGACCAGCCGCGCCGTACCGTGATGCGCCGGGTGCTGGTGCGCTCGCTGCGCCGGAGCCTGCTGCGGGAGCGGCTGTTCGGGGGCAACCGCGAGCGGTGGCGGGAGTGGCTGCTCGCCGACCACCCCGCGTGGTGGGCCTGGTCCCAGTACGGAGCCCGGCGCGCGGAGATCGGCGCTCTGGCCGGTGACCCGCGGTTCGCCCCGCTGCGCGTGGTCCGGCTGCGCTCCCCGAAGGCCGCCGAGGCCTGGCTGCGGGCTCAGCGCCCGGCCGGGCGGCCGGACGTCACGTAG
- a CDS encoding S26 family signal peptidase: MGMLDVQADRVRAGATVEFRPTGTSMVPLVRSRQRVRVAPADPALLQPGDIVLARVSGTVYLHLVTAVDTPRCRVQISNNRGRVNGWTGHDRVFGICLAVDDVPRPGAAAKVRAAPGTAGPA; this comes from the coding sequence ATGGGAATGCTCGACGTCCAGGCAGACCGTGTCCGCGCGGGCGCGACGGTGGAGTTCCGCCCCACCGGCACGTCCATGGTCCCGCTCGTCCGGAGCCGCCAACGCGTCCGCGTCGCCCCGGCCGACCCCGCCCTGCTCCAGCCCGGCGACATCGTGCTGGCCCGGGTCTCCGGCACGGTGTACCTGCACCTCGTCACGGCCGTGGACACCCCGCGCTGCCGGGTCCAGATCTCCAACAACCGGGGCCGCGTCAACGGCTGGACCGGCCACGACCGGGTCTTCGGCATCTGCCTCGCGGTGGACGACGTCCCCCGCCCCGGCGCGGCGGCGAAGGTCCGCGCGGCACCGGGCACCGCGGGCCCTGCCTGA
- a CDS encoding HEAT repeat domain-containing protein: MSPRLPGPEGSADCVEAWLEEAGQDPTGHAYGAARSRVFDAVRRDGDGPVARRLASLASGARGDVRLRVLRLLTDLAFGAEDPTAAARIALPLLNDPDPPVRRAAAWLLAEADRAAAEQLLTGPGDHPGALDPVTRLALAEAMLVQGGQGLAERLRTDADPAVRLRATPAPEGDAVLEDLDAAGTRLGGPGSRVAWRIGTVWGQKARSSADESDCYAWVARLAVRPTEAARLAAVDLAAEAMRHWRAAPAALAPHLRPLLADPWAGPAAARVLGASLEAAWLCREELAEPGHGRVGAATVALARIGDVRALPELCRIVRAGAFRGEVAEAARGLAGVPGTDLAPLVAAAVAALDTSESGSTHPAPVFAVLSACGAAGAPAVPSLVRMLTELTDGQSDDVPRNQRAARLAGGLIATLGAIGPAAAPALPLLDSIPENGPGTRAGHTAMALIRISGDRRRAEETLGRLGDRPRDIALAARILEWLAGNGGLEPHHVARLRERTADAERAHPRLLVTLWLHAGDEPTGPSLDAFLNHAVRDGFGLYVCQVLGALGPAAAPALPTLRAAAEQRVRIPMYIGDCDQEMREDERLAEALREALRRIGELRPGGPGSARETS; this comes from the coding sequence GTGAGCCCCCGACTGCCGGGTCCCGAAGGCTCGGCCGACTGTGTGGAAGCCTGGCTGGAAGAAGCCGGGCAGGACCCTACGGGCCACGCCTACGGGGCGGCCCGCTCCAGGGTCTTCGATGCCGTACGCCGTGACGGCGACGGGCCCGTGGCGAGGCGGCTCGCCTCCCTGGCATCCGGAGCACGGGGCGACGTAAGACTGCGTGTGCTCCGGCTGCTCACCGATCTGGCGTTCGGCGCCGAGGACCCCACGGCCGCGGCCCGGATCGCGCTTCCCCTGCTGAACGACCCTGACCCGCCCGTGCGGCGGGCGGCCGCCTGGCTGCTCGCCGAGGCGGACCGGGCAGCCGCCGAGCAACTCCTGACCGGCCCCGGGGACCACCCCGGAGCGCTCGACCCGGTGACCCGCCTCGCGCTCGCCGAAGCCATGCTCGTACAGGGCGGGCAAGGCCTCGCGGAGCGGCTGCGCACCGACGCCGATCCTGCGGTCAGACTGCGCGCCACCCCGGCTCCCGAGGGCGACGCCGTCCTCGAGGACCTCGACGCCGCCGGGACGCGGCTCGGCGGCCCCGGCAGCCGGGTGGCCTGGCGGATCGGCACCGTATGGGGGCAGAAGGCGCGCAGCTCCGCCGACGAGAGCGACTGCTACGCGTGGGTCGCCCGGCTCGCGGTACGGCCGACGGAGGCTGCCCGGCTCGCGGCCGTGGACCTGGCGGCGGAGGCGATGCGTCACTGGCGGGCCGCCCCGGCGGCCCTGGCACCGCACCTGCGGCCACTGCTTGCGGACCCCTGGGCGGGGCCCGCGGCCGCACGCGTGCTCGGGGCCTCACTGGAGGCCGCCTGGCTGTGCCGGGAGGAGCTGGCGGAGCCGGGCCACGGCCGGGTGGGGGCGGCCACGGTGGCGCTCGCCCGGATCGGGGACGTACGGGCCCTCCCGGAGCTCTGCCGGATCGTCCGCGCGGGGGCGTTCCGGGGGGAGGTCGCGGAGGCCGCCCGGGGGCTGGCCGGCGTACCCGGCACGGACCTCGCCCCGCTGGTGGCGGCGGCCGTGGCGGCCCTGGACACGTCCGAGTCCGGGTCCACCCACCCGGCACCGGTGTTCGCCGTCCTGAGCGCGTGCGGAGCGGCGGGGGCCCCCGCCGTGCCCTCGCTGGTGCGGATGCTGACGGAGCTGACGGACGGGCAGTCGGACGACGTCCCGCGCAATCAGCGGGCGGCCCGCCTCGCGGGCGGCCTGATCGCCACGCTCGGAGCCATCGGGCCGGCGGCGGCCCCCGCCCTGCCGCTCCTCGACTCGATCCCCGAGAACGGGCCCGGCACCCGGGCCGGGCACACCGCCATGGCCCTGATCCGGATCTCCGGGGACCGCCGCCGGGCGGAGGAGACCCTCGGCAGGCTGGGGGACCGGCCGCGCGACATCGCCCTGGCGGCCCGGATCCTGGAGTGGCTGGCCGGCAACGGCGGGCTGGAGCCCCACCACGTTGCCCGGCTCCGGGAGCGGACCGCCGACGCGGAGCGCGCGCACCCGCGACTCCTCGTCACCTTGTGGCTGCACGCCGGGGACGAGCCGACGGGACCGTCGCTCGACGCCTTCCTGAACCATGCGGTGCGTGACGGGTTCGGCCTGTACGTCTGCCAGGTCCTGGGCGCCCTGGGTCCGGCCGCGGCACCGGCCCTGCCCACCCTGCGGGCGGCGGCGGAGCAGAGGGTCCGCATCCCGATGTACATCGGCGACTGTGACCAGGAGATGCGCGAGGACGAACGCCTGGCCGAAGCCCTGCGGGAGGCCCTGCGGCGGATCGGCGAGCTCCGGCCGGGTGGACCGGGCTCCGCACGGGAGACGTCCTGA
- a CDS encoding helix-turn-helix transcriptional regulator, which translates to MRADRLLSLLLLLQNRGRMTAPELAAELEVSVRTVYRDVEALGASGIPVHADRGPAGGFRLVDGYRTRLTGLTDVQAGSLFLAGAPGPAWDLGLGADLAAAQLKLQAALPAELADRARRIQQRFHLDAPAWFRDADPVPHLAQIAEAVWEQRVLKTHYRRWSGAVHRELWPLGLVLKGGIWYLVARAAQEPDTAADTVGAEAGGAVRSYRVGRFLAVDTPGELFERPEDFELTAYWTESARRLEAATRRNTAVVRISPRARRLLPMWFGAAGVRALATAGPPDAEGWVEVELAVESDAVAVGDLLRLGAEAEVLGPPDLRRALATAVAELAGRYR; encoded by the coding sequence ATGCGCGCCGACCGGCTCCTCTCCCTCCTCCTGCTGCTCCAGAACCGCGGCCGGATGACCGCCCCCGAGCTCGCCGCCGAGCTGGAGGTCTCCGTCCGCACCGTGTACCGGGACGTCGAGGCGCTGGGCGCCTCCGGGATCCCCGTCCACGCGGACCGCGGGCCGGCGGGCGGCTTCCGCCTCGTCGACGGCTACCGCACCCGGCTCACCGGTCTCACCGACGTCCAGGCCGGCTCCCTGTTCCTCGCCGGAGCCCCCGGCCCCGCCTGGGACCTCGGCCTCGGCGCGGACCTCGCCGCCGCCCAGCTGAAACTCCAGGCCGCCCTGCCCGCCGAACTCGCCGACCGGGCCCGCCGGATCCAGCAGCGCTTCCACCTCGACGCCCCGGCATGGTTCCGCGACGCCGACCCCGTACCGCACCTCGCGCAGATCGCCGAGGCGGTGTGGGAGCAGCGGGTCCTGAAGACCCACTACCGCCGCTGGAGCGGAGCCGTCCACCGGGAGCTGTGGCCGCTCGGACTCGTCCTCAAGGGCGGCATCTGGTACCTGGTCGCCCGGGCCGCGCAGGAGCCGGACACGGCCGCGGACACGGTGGGGGCCGAGGCCGGGGGCGCCGTGCGGAGCTACCGGGTGGGGCGGTTCCTCGCCGTGGACACCCCGGGCGAGCTCTTCGAACGCCCCGAGGACTTCGAACTCACCGCGTACTGGACCGAGTCCGCCCGCCGGCTGGAGGCGGCCACGCGCCGGAACACCGCCGTCGTACGGATCTCCCCGCGCGCCCGGCGCCTGCTGCCGATGTGGTTCGGCGCGGCGGGCGTCCGCGCCCTCGCCACCGCGGGCCCGCCCGACGCGGAGGGCTGGGTGGAGGTGGAACTCGCCGTCGAGTCCGACGCGGTGGCCGTAGGCGACCTGCTCCGCCTCGGCGCCGAGGCCGAGGTCCTCGGCCCCCCGGACCTGCGCCGAGCCCTCGCGACCGCGGTGGCCGAACTGGCCGGGAGATACCGGTGA